The Desulfuromonas versatilis genome has a segment encoding these proteins:
- the ybgF gene encoding tol-pal system protein YbgF, translating to MLLPILVLLPLAGCTLAPPTSGGVSSAELTRLQAEQAGLAQRLDQIEDRLLLIEARLRDQQRQMSQLPEQPVAEKVTSPREITAPAATAAAAPLVEGKLDQRSSPTEIYLQAFSDYAAGRFEAAISGFGTFLASYPNNDYAANAQYWLGECHFSLEQYDRALAAFQAVVSDYPRGSKAPDALWKMAQVQMKTNQREAAEQTLRQLRGTYPDSAAARKSLQAE from the coding sequence TTGCTTCTCCCAATCCTGGTCCTGCTCCCTCTCGCCGGTTGCACCCTTGCGCCTCCGACCAGCGGCGGGGTCAGCAGCGCCGAGCTGACCCGCCTGCAGGCTGAACAGGCCGGGCTCGCCCAGCGGCTCGACCAGATCGAGGACCGGCTGCTGCTGATCGAAGCCCGGCTGCGGGACCAGCAGCGCCAGATGAGCCAGCTTCCCGAGCAGCCAGTGGCGGAAAAAGTCACCTCGCCCCGGGAAATCACCGCCCCCGCCGCAACGGCGGCCGCCGCTCCCCTGGTGGAGGGCAAGCTCGACCAGCGGAGCTCCCCGACCGAGATCTACCTGCAGGCCTTCTCCGACTACGCCGCGGGCCGCTTCGAAGCGGCCATCTCCGGCTTCGGCACCTTCCTTGCTAGCTATCCCAACAACGACTACGCGGCCAATGCACAATATTGGCTCGGAGAATGCCATTTCTCCCTGGAGCAGTATGACCGCGCCCTGGCGGCGTTCCAGGCCGTGGTCAGCGACTATCCCCGGGGCAGCAAGGCGCCGGACGCACTCTGGAAGATGGCCCAGGTGCAGATGAAGACCAATCAGAGAGAGGCCGCCGAACAAACCCTGCGGCAGTTGCGCGGCACCTATCCCGACAGCGCCGCGGCCCGCAAATCCCTGCAGGCGGAATAG
- a CDS encoding LysM peptidoglycan-binding domain-containing protein: MIIRKAAILTCILLLPLSALAGEAARIYTIKKGDTLWGISERFLADPYYWPNLWSHNPKVGNPHLIYPGQQIAVVDGRIEFLPVSGEVPAAAPLSVQEAEPLARDSITIKALGAGNGFISSDELGATGTLIDTVDNRIMIGTGDKVFLKMGDLAGTRSGDIFSLFDIGRPVEHPLSGELVGYQVAELGTLQVVETSPSVATAVVTSALREIQRGARIRPYSPPRLEISLKKAAMPLQGTLVSALNGQLALGQYDVIYLDLGSRDGLEVGNLLYISRPRQATELALQGDEIVLPDILLGSAVVTETFGSTATALVLKSADALFRGDRVFTVPE; the protein is encoded by the coding sequence ATGATCATCCGCAAAGCAGCAATTCTGACCTGCATTCTGCTGCTGCCCTTGTCGGCCCTGGCCGGGGAGGCAGCCCGGATCTACACCATCAAGAAGGGCGATACCCTCTGGGGGATTTCGGAGCGTTTCCTGGCCGACCCCTACTACTGGCCGAATCTCTGGTCCCACAACCCCAAGGTCGGCAATCCGCACCTGATCTATCCCGGCCAGCAGATCGCCGTGGTCGACGGTCGCATCGAGTTTTTGCCCGTCAGCGGGGAGGTGCCCGCCGCCGCCCCCCTCAGCGTTCAGGAGGCGGAGCCGCTGGCCCGGGATTCCATCACCATCAAGGCGCTGGGTGCCGGCAACGGCTTTATCAGCAGCGACGAACTGGGGGCCACCGGCACCCTTATCGACACCGTGGACAACCGCATCATGATCGGCACCGGGGACAAGGTTTTCCTGAAAATGGGTGACCTGGCCGGAACCCGCTCCGGGGACATTTTCTCCCTGTTCGACATCGGTCGGCCGGTGGAGCATCCCCTCAGCGGCGAGTTGGTCGGCTACCAGGTCGCCGAACTGGGCACCCTGCAGGTGGTGGAAACCAGCCCCTCGGTGGCCACCGCCGTGGTCACCTCGGCCCTGCGGGAAATCCAGCGGGGGGCCAGGATCCGCCCCTACTCCCCGCCGCGCCTGGAAATCTCCCTGAAAAAGGCCGCCATGCCCCTGCAGGGGACCCTGGTGTCGGCCCTCAACGGGCAGCTTGCCCTCGGCCAGTACGATGTGATCTATCTCGACCTCGGGTCCCGCGACGGACTGGAGGTGGGCAACCTGCTCTACATCTCCCGCCCCCGACAGGCCACCGAACTGGCCCTGCAGGGTGACGAGATCGTCCTGCCGGACATTCTGCTGGGCAGCGCCGTGGTCACCGAGACCTTCGGCAGCACCGCCACCGCCCTGGTGCTCAAATCCGCCGACGCCCTGTTCCGCGGCGACCGGGTCTTCACCGTCCCCGAATAG
- the dprA gene encoding DNA-processing protein DprA, whose amino-acid sequence MTSDEKNWLRLHLTPGLGRAGLLRLVEAFGSPEAILAAGPGGWIERAGIRPGVASALPRADDSRLDRVRRDLEQDGVRILPLGDERYPALLRAIHDPPALLYVRGRLPDGEALAVVGARRASLSGQRFTREVCAELAGHGIAVVSGLARGIDTAAHQGALDGGGETVAVLGCGIDRIYPPENRRLFQQIERQGAVISEYPPGTPPLAGHFPGRNRIISGLCRGVLIVEAAEGSGSLITVDFALEQGREVFAVPGPINAPTGSGVNKLLKEGAQLVTEARDILDTLWPRTPSRRVREQEEHFADTLSGNSLVLYQSLGDDPLHVDELARKCGLTPMEVSAILLHLELQGGVQQLSGMRYVRAPRA is encoded by the coding sequence GTGACCAGCGACGAAAAAAACTGGCTGCGCCTCCACCTCACCCCCGGCCTGGGCCGGGCCGGCCTGCTGCGCCTGGTGGAGGCCTTCGGCAGTCCCGAGGCGATCCTCGCGGCCGGCCCCGGCGGATGGATCGAACGGGCGGGCATCCGCCCCGGAGTGGCCAGCGCCCTGCCGCGGGCCGACGATTCACGGCTGGACAGGGTCCGCCGGGACCTGGAGCAGGACGGGGTGAGGATCCTGCCCCTGGGGGATGAACGGTACCCGGCGCTGCTGCGCGCCATTCACGACCCTCCTGCCCTGCTCTACGTCCGCGGCCGCCTGCCCGATGGCGAAGCCCTGGCGGTGGTCGGCGCACGGCGGGCCAGCCTGAGCGGCCAGCGCTTCACCCGGGAGGTCTGCGCCGAGCTGGCCGGCCACGGCATCGCCGTGGTCAGCGGACTTGCCCGGGGGATCGACACCGCCGCCCACCAGGGCGCCCTGGACGGGGGCGGGGAAACCGTGGCGGTACTGGGCTGCGGCATCGACCGGATCTATCCCCCGGAAAACCGCCGGCTGTTCCAGCAAATCGAGCGCCAGGGGGCGGTGATTTCCGAATACCCTCCCGGGACGCCGCCCCTGGCGGGGCACTTCCCCGGTCGCAACCGGATCATCAGCGGCCTTTGCCGGGGCGTGCTGATTGTCGAAGCCGCCGAGGGCAGCGGTTCGCTGATCACCGTCGACTTTGCCCTGGAACAGGGACGCGAGGTTTTCGCGGTGCCCGGCCCCATCAATGCCCCCACCGGCAGCGGCGTCAACAAGCTGCTCAAGGAGGGCGCCCAACTGGTCACCGAGGCCCGGGACATCCTCGACACGCTCTGGCCCAGGACCCCGTCGCGCAGGGTCCGCGAACAGGAAGAACACTTCGCCGACACCCTCTCCGGAAACAGCCTTGTTCTCTATCAAAGCCTCGGCGACGACCCCCTCCACGTGGACGAGCTGGCCCGGAAATGTGGCTTGACACCCATGGAGGTTTCCGCTATTTTACTGCACCTAGAGCTTCAGGGAGGGGTTCAGCAGCTTTCCGGGATGCGCTATGTGCGGGCACCGCGGGCCTGA
- a CDS encoding DUF494 family protein yields the protein MRERVLAIVSIIAQYVMEDRDQMSEADIVEELLAEGFDSEEIDAAFSWMEALSLQPPLKGALPLAAATNRVFSPEEVRGLSLEARGFLVKLRTLGIIDDDIQEEIIDKALQLAEEEVSVKEVKAVAALTLFARSTNDLQKEVDCFMDDDWARLYH from the coding sequence TTGAGAGAACGGGTTCTGGCCATCGTAAGCATCATCGCCCAGTACGTCATGGAAGACCGTGACCAGATGAGCGAGGCCGACATTGTCGAAGAGTTGCTTGCCGAGGGATTTGATTCCGAGGAAATCGATGCCGCCTTCTCCTGGATGGAGGCCCTCTCCCTGCAGCCCCCGCTCAAAGGCGCTCTGCCCCTGGCAGCAGCCACCAATCGGGTGTTTTCCCCCGAAGAGGTCCGGGGGCTGTCCCTCGAGGCCCGCGGCTTTCTGGTGAAGCTGCGCACCCTGGGCATCATCGACGACGACATCCAGGAGGAGATCATCGACAAGGCCCTGCAGCTGGCCGAGGAGGAGGTTTCCGTCAAGGAGGTCAAGGCGGTGGCGGCCCTGACGCTGTTCGCGCGATCGACCAACGACCTGCAAAAGGAAGTTGACTGTTTCATGGACGACGACTGGGCCAGGCTTTACCACTGA
- the topA gene encoding type I DNA topoisomerase produces MAKSLVIVESPAKAKTIEKFLGKGFKVLASYGHVRALPSKQGMVDVEHEFEPHYHVLPESRKQIDLLKKEASSSDELILATDLDREGEAIAWHLLEALGIDEDSAKPKVKRVTFHEITKKAIQQAMAEPRRVSRDLVDAQQARSVLDYLVGFNLSPFLWKKIRYGLSAGRVQSVALRLICEREKAIEDFVSQEYWTIDAQLGAAKGAEFKARLAAVDGKKLDKFDIADQTQAEQLVAEIAQQSFRVAAITRSEKKRNPAAPFTTSTLQQEASRKLGFSARKTMSVAQKLYEGIDIGEGSVGLITYMRTDSVALSEEATTEARQVISAMYGSEYALPQPRVYKSKAKNAQEAHEAIRPTSIANLPEQIKSHLSSDQYRLYRLIWLRTVASQMAAAILDATSVDIAAGERFTFRASGQVIRFPGFMKAYIEGTDEATEEQEGTLPPLDEGEALAQKGLLPEQHFTQPPPRFTEASLVKTLEEYGIGRPSTYASIMNTLVQRKYVRLEKRTFFPEDVGRVVNDLLVNHFQQYVDYDFTAKLEEDLDAISRGEEKWRPVLKEFWDPFISLLKKKEQEVKKEEVTTEKTDRSCPECSQPLVIKLGRSGKFLACSGFPECRHTEPLSGEEQEEPEVSDEKCDKCGAPMLIKSGRYGKFLACSAYPGCKNIQPLVKPKALGITCPDCKEGELMEKKSRYGKIFYSCNRYPKCKYALWDQPIAEACPKCSFPVIVEKVTKRYGTFRKCPQEGCDWKLELVPPEKKAAPAKTTAKKAPAKKATAKKAAPKAAPKKKTE; encoded by the coding sequence ATGGCAAAATCACTGGTAATCGTCGAGTCCCCGGCCAAGGCGAAAACCATTGAAAAGTTTCTCGGCAAGGGATTCAAGGTACTGGCCTCCTACGGACACGTGCGTGCCCTGCCCAGCAAGCAGGGGATGGTGGATGTCGAACACGAATTCGAGCCCCACTATCATGTTCTGCCTGAAAGCCGCAAGCAGATCGACCTGCTGAAAAAGGAAGCCAGCTCCAGCGACGAACTGATCCTCGCCACCGACCTCGACCGCGAGGGAGAGGCGATCGCCTGGCACCTGCTCGAGGCCCTGGGGATCGACGAGGACAGCGCCAAGCCCAAGGTCAAGCGAGTCACCTTCCACGAGATCACCAAGAAGGCCATCCAGCAGGCCATGGCCGAACCGCGGCGCGTCTCGCGCGACCTGGTCGACGCCCAGCAGGCCCGTTCGGTGCTCGACTACCTGGTCGGCTTCAACCTCTCGCCCTTTCTCTGGAAGAAGATCCGCTACGGACTCTCCGCCGGCCGCGTCCAATCGGTGGCCCTGCGCCTGATCTGCGAGCGGGAAAAAGCGATCGAGGACTTCGTCAGCCAGGAGTACTGGACCATCGACGCCCAGCTCGGGGCCGCCAAGGGCGCCGAGTTCAAGGCCCGCCTGGCCGCCGTCGACGGCAAGAAGCTCGACAAGTTCGACATCGCCGACCAGACCCAAGCCGAGCAGCTGGTAGCGGAGATCGCCCAGCAGAGTTTCCGCGTCGCCGCCATCACCCGCAGCGAAAAGAAGCGCAACCCCGCCGCCCCTTTCACCACCAGCACCCTGCAGCAGGAGGCCAGCCGCAAGCTCGGCTTCTCGGCGCGCAAGACCATGTCGGTGGCGCAGAAGCTCTACGAGGGGATCGACATCGGCGAGGGCTCGGTCGGTCTGATCACCTACATGCGTACCGACTCGGTGGCCCTCTCCGAGGAGGCCACCACCGAGGCGCGCCAGGTGATCAGCGCCATGTACGGCAGCGAGTACGCCCTGCCCCAGCCCCGGGTCTACAAGAGCAAGGCGAAGAACGCCCAGGAGGCCCACGAGGCGATCCGCCCGACCTCCATCGCCAACCTCCCCGAGCAGATCAAGTCGCATCTGAGCTCCGACCAATACCGGCTCTACCGGCTGATCTGGCTGCGCACCGTGGCCTCGCAGATGGCCGCCGCGATCCTCGACGCCACCAGCGTCGACATCGCCGCCGGCGAGCGCTTCACCTTCCGCGCCAGCGGGCAGGTGATCCGCTTCCCCGGCTTCATGAAGGCCTACATCGAGGGGACCGACGAGGCCACCGAGGAGCAGGAGGGGACCCTGCCGCCGCTGGACGAAGGGGAAGCCCTGGCGCAGAAAGGGCTGCTGCCCGAGCAGCACTTCACCCAGCCGCCGCCGCGCTTCACCGAGGCCAGCCTGGTCAAGACCCTCGAGGAGTACGGCATCGGCCGCCCCTCGACCTACGCCTCGATCATGAACACCCTGGTGCAGCGCAAGTACGTGCGCCTGGAAAAGCGCACCTTCTTCCCCGAGGACGTCGGTCGGGTGGTCAACGACCTGCTGGTCAACCATTTCCAGCAGTACGTCGACTACGACTTCACCGCCAAACTCGAGGAGGACCTCGACGCCATCTCCCGCGGCGAGGAGAAGTGGCGCCCGGTGCTCAAGGAGTTCTGGGATCCCTTCATCTCCCTGCTCAAAAAGAAGGAGCAGGAGGTCAAGAAGGAAGAGGTCACCACCGAAAAGACCGACCGCAGCTGCCCCGAATGCAGCCAGCCGCTGGTCATCAAGCTCGGCCGCTCCGGCAAGTTCCTGGCCTGTTCGGGCTTCCCCGAGTGCCGCCACACCGAGCCCCTCTCCGGCGAGGAGCAGGAGGAACCCGAGGTTTCCGACGAGAAGTGCGACAAGTGCGGCGCGCCGATGCTGATCAAGTCGGGCCGTTACGGCAAATTTTTGGCCTGCTCGGCCTACCCCGGCTGCAAGAACATCCAGCCGCTGGTCAAGCCCAAGGCCCTGGGCATCACCTGCCCCGACTGCAAAGAGGGGGAGCTGATGGAGAAGAAGAGCCGTTACGGCAAGATCTTCTACTCCTGCAACCGCTACCCCAAGTGCAAGTACGCCCTGTGGGACCAGCCGATTGCCGAAGCCTGTCCGAAATGCAGCTTCCCGGTGATCGTCGAAAAGGTCACCAAGCGCTACGGCACCTTCCGCAAGTGCCCCCAGGAAGGCTGCGACTGGAAGCTCGAGCTGGTGCCGCCGGAGAAAAAGGCCGCCCCGGCCAAAACTACCGCCAAAAAGGCTCCTGCGAAAAAAGCGACTGCGAAAAAGGCTGCTCCAAAAGCTGCGCCTAAGAAAAAAACCGAGTAG